The following are from one region of the Amycolatopsis sp. QT-25 genome:
- a CDS encoding ABC transporter permease — protein sequence MTTAEKPSSIVWRRRREAVAKRWHEFRTNKAGVFGLAFLGLLTLLAVLAPVISDESGLDVTKAEGASLDPPSGEFWLGTDIDGRSVLLMTFWGARISLLTGFSAAFLSVLIGTLIGIAAAHFGGWLSGLLLRFTDFFLVLPSLVLAVALASVLEQGTMTVIIAIGVTAWPSTARLVRAQTLTIEGRPYIERAKALGGGHLHIVGKHVLPGVMPLVLANTTLVVGNAVIADATLAFLGVGNPNTVSWGAMLQTALNNGAISKGAWWNLLPPGIAIVVVVLAFTLVGRALETVLNPRLKGQHA from the coding sequence ATGACCACAGCGGAAAAACCGAGTTCGATCGTCTGGCGCCGCCGCCGTGAGGCCGTGGCGAAGCGCTGGCACGAGTTCAGGACGAACAAGGCCGGCGTCTTCGGGCTGGCCTTCCTCGGCCTCCTCACGCTGCTGGCCGTCCTCGCGCCGGTGATCTCGGACGAATCCGGCCTCGATGTCACCAAGGCCGAAGGCGCTTCACTGGACCCACCCAGCGGGGAGTTCTGGCTGGGCACCGACATCGACGGCCGTTCGGTGCTGCTGATGACGTTCTGGGGCGCACGGATCTCGCTGCTCACCGGCTTCTCGGCGGCGTTCCTCTCGGTGCTGATCGGCACTCTCATCGGGATCGCGGCCGCGCACTTCGGCGGCTGGCTGTCCGGGCTGCTGCTGCGGTTCACGGACTTCTTCCTGGTGCTGCCGTCCCTCGTCCTCGCCGTGGCGCTCGCCTCGGTACTGGAGCAGGGCACGATGACGGTGATCATCGCCATCGGCGTCACCGCCTGGCCCAGCACCGCGCGCCTGGTCCGCGCGCAGACCCTCACGATCGAGGGCCGTCCGTACATCGAGCGCGCGAAGGCGCTCGGCGGCGGTCACCTGCACATCGTCGGCAAGCACGTCCTTCCCGGCGTCATGCCGCTCGTGCTGGCCAACACCACACTCGTCGTGGGCAACGCGGTCATCGCGGACGCGACACTGGCGTTCCTCGGGGTCGGCAACCCGAACACCGTCTCCTGGGGAGCCATGCTGCAGACCGCCTTGAACAACGGCGCGATCAGCAAGGGCGCCTGGTGGAACCTGCTGCCGCCGGGTATCGCGATCGTCGTGGTCGTTCTCGCCTTCACCCTCGTCGGACGCGCGCTGGAGACCGTGCTGAACCCGCGCCTGAAGGGACAGCACGCATGA
- a CDS encoding ABC transporter ATP-binding protein — MSPLLELKNLGVTYTTGSGEVAAVRGVGLVLEPGDTLGVAGESGSGKSTVAMSVLRLLPRSAKVSGEILLDGEDVTAMKWGRLRAVRWAEASVVFQGAMHALNPVRRIGEQIAEPIRLHPPGGKALSDGAIQAKVKELLEQVDLPPGRAGAYPHELSGGQKQRVMIAMALACAPRLIIADEPTTALDVVVQAQVLDLLGRLVAEQGIGLIMISHDLSVLAATCRRIAVMYDGEIVEERPSAELMNAPRHEHSKALAAAFPTVGDPVSRFAPATSTPLPPEPERSGDQPALLEAEDLRVSFRDRTGKRIDAVAGVSLQVRKDEIVALVGQSGSGKTTLARTLLGLQKPDSGAVRYAGKPVPLGGAGLKAYRRRVQLVLQDPTSALNPNHTVYEAVAEGPRIHGMTANEHDLVLKALEAAELRPAEKFLDRLPHELSGGQRQRVVIAGALALDPGVIVADEPVASLDASVRGEILALLLRLRRELGLAGLVITHDLGLAWNIADRVAVMYRGELVEVGTVEEVLLDPKHDYTKSLLAALPGGTARETPIATHTHRRGV; from the coding sequence ATGAGCCCCTTGCTGGAACTGAAGAACCTCGGCGTCACCTACACCACCGGAAGCGGTGAGGTCGCCGCCGTCCGCGGGGTCGGCCTCGTGCTCGAACCCGGCGACACCCTCGGAGTGGCAGGGGAGTCGGGGTCGGGGAAGTCGACGGTCGCGATGAGCGTGCTGCGGCTGCTCCCGCGTTCGGCCAAGGTCAGCGGAGAGATCCTGCTGGACGGCGAAGACGTCACGGCCATGAAGTGGGGCAGGTTGCGCGCGGTGCGCTGGGCCGAGGCCTCGGTCGTGTTCCAGGGCGCGATGCACGCGCTCAACCCGGTCCGCCGCATCGGCGAGCAGATCGCCGAGCCGATCCGCCTGCACCCGCCCGGCGGCAAGGCACTGTCGGACGGTGCGATCCAGGCCAAGGTCAAGGAACTGCTCGAACAGGTCGACCTGCCGCCCGGCCGCGCCGGGGCGTACCCGCACGAGCTGTCCGGCGGTCAGAAGCAGCGCGTCATGATCGCGATGGCGCTGGCTTGCGCGCCGCGGCTGATCATCGCGGACGAGCCGACCACCGCGCTCGACGTCGTCGTCCAGGCACAGGTGCTCGACCTGCTGGGCAGGCTGGTCGCCGAACAGGGGATCGGGCTGATCATGATCAGCCACGACCTGTCGGTGCTCGCCGCGACCTGCCGCCGGATCGCGGTGATGTACGACGGCGAAATCGTCGAGGAACGGCCGAGCGCGGAGCTGATGAACGCGCCGCGGCACGAGCACAGCAAGGCGCTGGCGGCCGCGTTCCCGACCGTCGGCGACCCGGTGTCGCGGTTCGCGCCGGCCACCAGCACGCCGCTGCCGCCCGAACCGGAACGCAGTGGCGACCAGCCCGCACTGCTGGAGGCCGAGGATCTGCGCGTCAGTTTCCGCGACCGCACCGGTAAGCGGATCGACGCCGTCGCCGGGGTGAGCCTCCAGGTGCGGAAGGACGAGATCGTCGCGCTCGTCGGCCAGTCCGGCTCGGGCAAGACGACGCTGGCCCGCACGCTGCTCGGGCTGCAGAAACCCGACTCCGGCGCGGTGCGGTACGCCGGGAAACCGGTTCCGCTCGGCGGCGCCGGGCTCAAGGCGTACCGGCGGCGGGTCCAGCTCGTGCTGCAGGACCCGACGAGCGCGCTGAACCCGAACCACACGGTGTACGAGGCCGTCGCGGAAGGTCCCCGCATCCACGGAATGACCGCGAACGAGCACGACCTCGTCCTCAAGGCACTCGAAGCGGCCGAACTGCGGCCCGCGGAGAAGTTCCTCGACCGGCTCCCGCACGAGCTGTCCGGCGGGCAGCGGCAGCGGGTCGTCATCGCGGGCGCGTTGGCGCTGGACCCCGGCGTGATCGTGGCCGACGAACCGGTGGCCTCGCTCGACGCTTCGGTGCGAGGGGAGATCCTCGCGCTGTTGCTGCGCTTGCGCCGTGAGCTGGGTCTCGCCGGGCTCGTGATCACGCACGACCTCGGGCTGGCCTGGAACATCGCCGACCGGGTCGCGGTCATGTACCGCGGGGAACTGGTGGAGGTCGGTACCGTGGAGGAGGTCCTGCTGGACCCGAAACACGACTACACGAAGTCGCTGCTCGCCGCGTTGCCCGGTGGTACCGCGCGGGAAACACCCATTGCCACGCACACGCACAGGCGCGGTGTGTAA
- a CDS encoding LD-carboxypeptidase codes for MRPAKTRPGDTIALFAPAGPVPADLVDKALPVLRGWGVEVHVGECVRAASTGYLSASDEARATEFTRAWLDPGVTCVLAARGGYGAQRMLDLVDWAALRAAGPKMFAGSSDVTALHLAVNVHLGLETLFSPMPATTLFDAVAAEHLRLSLFEPDSVRTIASPTSSPLVAGTATGTLIGGNLALLTSSLGAPEQGSARDALVVLEDVTESLYRIDRMLTQLLRSGWLDGVRGFVLGSWRSCGEPEAIRGLMLDRLGPLGVPVAWEFGVGHVPASPTIPLGARATLDADAGTLRVLP; via the coding sequence GTGAGGCCGGCGAAAACGCGGCCGGGTGACACGATCGCCCTGTTCGCCCCCGCAGGCCCCGTCCCGGCGGACCTGGTCGACAAGGCGCTGCCGGTCCTCCGCGGCTGGGGCGTCGAAGTCCACGTCGGCGAGTGCGTCCGCGCGGCGTCCACCGGCTACCTGTCGGCCTCCGACGAGGCACGGGCCACCGAGTTCACCCGCGCCTGGCTGGACCCCGGAGTGACCTGCGTCCTCGCCGCCCGCGGCGGCTACGGCGCACAGCGGATGCTCGACCTCGTCGACTGGGCGGCGCTGCGGGCGGCCGGACCCAAGATGTTCGCCGGATCGAGCGACGTGACGGCACTGCACTTGGCCGTGAACGTCCACTTGGGCCTGGAGACGCTGTTCTCGCCCATGCCCGCGACCACCCTGTTCGACGCGGTCGCCGCCGAACACCTGCGGCTTTCGTTGTTCGAGCCGGACTCCGTGCGGACGATCGCGTCGCCGACGTCTTCGCCGCTCGTGGCGGGCACCGCGACCGGCACGCTCATCGGTGGCAATCTCGCCCTGCTGACCTCGAGCCTCGGCGCTCCGGAACAAGGCTCGGCACGCGACGCGCTCGTGGTGCTGGAGGACGTCACCGAGAGCCTCTACCGGATCGACCGGATGCTCACGCAATTGCTGCGTTCCGGCTGGCTCGACGGTGTCCGCGGGTTCGTGCTGGGCTCGTGGCGGTCCTGCGGTGAGCCCGAGGCCATCCGTGGCCTCATGCTCGACCGGCTCGGACCGCTCGGGGTGCCCGTGGCGTGGGAATTCGGCGTCGGACACGTTCCCGCGTCACCGACCATCCCCCTCGGTGCGCGGGCCACCCTCGACGCGGACGCGGGCACCCTCCGCGTTTTGCCATAA
- a CDS encoding ABC transporter permease, with protein MTEALSSLDQTPALVDPGERRGGTGTARFVLSKIGGALASLALVVVLGFFLFRTLPGDPVRFMVRDRPTDPKMMAELRAQMGVDKPLLRQFWDYVAGLLQGDMGVSYLQRRPVFDMVGERLWPTILLVGSATVLAVLLGLWLGVRAGWRRGSRFDKVQTGLALTLWSVPQFWLGLMLLVAGNGLFPSRGMHSPDVEPGFFSEGLDVLHHLVLPCVTLLVVFYAQYMLVMRSSLIGEMNSDYLTTARAKGLRDDLVRKRHAVPNALLPTVTLVFMQFGMVVSGAVSVEAVFSWPGLGQLLYEALRGPDLPVLQGVFVTLAGAVVLMNLLAELLYRVLDPRVRTA; from the coding sequence TTGACCGAAGCACTCAGTTCCCTCGACCAGACCCCGGCGCTCGTCGATCCCGGCGAGCGCCGGGGTGGGACCGGCACCGCCCGGTTCGTGCTCTCCAAGATCGGCGGCGCGCTGGCGAGCCTCGCGCTCGTCGTCGTGCTGGGGTTCTTCCTGTTCCGGACGCTGCCCGGCGATCCCGTGCGGTTCATGGTCCGCGACCGGCCGACCGACCCGAAGATGATGGCCGAACTGCGTGCGCAGATGGGCGTGGACAAGCCGCTGCTGCGGCAGTTCTGGGACTACGTCGCCGGTCTGCTCCAGGGCGACATGGGGGTCTCGTACCTCCAGCGGCGCCCGGTGTTCGACATGGTCGGCGAGCGGTTGTGGCCGACGATCCTGCTGGTCGGCAGCGCGACCGTGCTCGCCGTCTTGCTCGGCCTGTGGCTCGGTGTCCGCGCGGGCTGGCGCCGGGGGAGCAGGTTCGACAAGGTCCAAACAGGACTGGCGCTGACGCTGTGGTCGGTACCGCAGTTCTGGCTCGGGCTCATGTTGCTGGTGGCCGGCAACGGTCTCTTCCCGAGCCGTGGCATGCATTCCCCCGATGTCGAGCCGGGGTTCTTCAGCGAAGGGCTCGACGTGCTCCACCATCTGGTACTGCCGTGCGTGACCCTGCTGGTGGTGTTCTACGCGCAGTACATGCTGGTCATGCGGTCGTCCCTGATCGGCGAGATGAATTCGGACTACCTCACCACCGCCAGGGCCAAGGGGCTGCGCGACGACCTCGTCCGCAAGCGGCACGCCGTGCCCAACGCGCTGCTGCCGACGGTGACGCTGGTCTTCATGCAGTTCGGGATGGTCGTCTCGGGCGCGGTCTCGGTGGAGGCCGTGTTCAGCTGGCCGGGCCTCGGGCAGCTGCTCTACGAAGCGCTCCGTGGGCCTGATCTGCCTGTCCTGCAAGGGGTCTTCGTCACCCTCGCGGGTGCGGTGGTGCTGATGAACCTGCTCGCGGAGCTGCTCTACCGCGTGCTCGACCCGAGGGTGCGGACGGCATGA
- a CDS encoding TIGR03668 family PPOX class F420-dependent oxidoreductase, which produces MRMTAAEARSRFEGERVARLATTGSDGKPHLVPVTFVVEGDSVAFAIDHKPKSTTALRRLENIAENPVVGFLTDHYAEDWTGLWWARADGVARVLTDPHEQALPVRLLREKYPQYEAQPAPHAVVSTLVHSWSGWRAS; this is translated from the coding sequence ATGCGGATGACGGCTGCGGAAGCCCGGTCACGGTTCGAAGGCGAGCGGGTAGCGAGGCTGGCGACGACGGGCTCGGACGGCAAGCCGCACCTCGTGCCGGTGACCTTCGTCGTCGAAGGCGACTCGGTCGCGTTCGCGATCGACCACAAGCCGAAAAGCACCACGGCGTTGCGACGGCTGGAGAACATCGCGGAGAACCCGGTGGTCGGTTTTCTTACCGACCATTACGCCGAGGACTGGACCGGCCTGTGGTGGGCCCGGGCGGACGGGGTCGCCCGGGTGCTGACCGACCCCCACGAGCAGGCACTGCCGGTGCGGCTGCTGCGGGAGAAATATCCGCAGTACGAGGCACAACCTGCGCCGCACGCCGTGGTGAGCACGCTGGTCCACTCGTGGAGTGGGTGGCGGGCTTCTTGA
- a CDS encoding class I SAM-dependent methyltransferase, translating to MDSTQQFWEDFYRDKEQVWSGKANPILVHEVASLTPGTALDLGCGEGGDAIWLAQQGWRVTAVDISEVALERAAAHAATAGVEGIVWERHDLAKSFPEGRFDLVSAQFFHSPVAEDDERDKALRRAAEAVAPGGTLVVAGHAGWPTWMEEPPHKDVHFPTTAEVLETIVLTDGDWTVERQDLITHDSPGPEGQHGTRSDNVLRVRRSR from the coding sequence ATGGATTCCACACAGCAGTTCTGGGAAGACTTCTATCGAGACAAAGAGCAGGTCTGGAGCGGTAAGGCGAACCCGATCCTCGTGCACGAGGTCGCCTCGCTCACCCCGGGCACGGCGCTCGATCTCGGCTGCGGCGAAGGCGGCGACGCCATCTGGCTCGCGCAGCAGGGTTGGCGGGTCACCGCCGTCGACATCTCGGAGGTCGCGCTCGAACGCGCCGCCGCGCACGCGGCAACGGCCGGAGTCGAGGGCATCGTCTGGGAACGTCACGACCTGGCGAAATCGTTCCCGGAGGGTCGCTTCGATCTCGTCTCCGCGCAGTTCTTCCACTCCCCCGTCGCGGAGGACGACGAGCGGGACAAGGCACTCCGCCGCGCAGCCGAGGCCGTCGCCCCCGGTGGCACCCTGGTCGTCGCCGGTCACGCGGGCTGGCCGACGTGGATGGAGGAGCCACCGCACAAGGACGTCCACTTCCCGACGACGGCCGAGGTGCTCGAAACAATCGTGCTCACCGACGGTGATTGGACCGTGGAACGGCAGGACCTGATCACGCACGATTCCCCCGGACCGGAGGGACAGCACGGAACGCGTTCGGACAACGTGCTCCGCGTGCGACGCTCGCGCTAG
- a CDS encoding ABC transporter substrate-binding protein, whose protein sequence is MVAVLAASAVATVPFVPAAAAQQQGKVLRVALTTGIDHLNPFTAQLAASTQVGRFTYEFLTLPSAEDTQPTGGVAESWKTSDDKLTWTFTIRQGMKWSDGKPVTAQDPAYTFQRMLDDENARTANGSYVSNFASVSAPDDKTLVLKTKAPQSSMTSLDVPIVPKHIWEPIKDLNAPSTDEMAVVGVGSGPYLLTEYKKNEFVKFKANKDYWRGAPKVDELQLLQFKDAEAAVNALKQGEVDVINRLTPTQFDALKGEKNITTNKAPGRRYNELIINFGVKNVLDQPIGDGNPILKDVRVRKAIAQAIDTETIVQKVMNGYGQPGTGVVPAIYKAYTWTPSEAEKTKFDIAAANATLDQAGYAKGADGIRVAPGGAKLEFRLAGHANRPFDQRTAQFVSGWLKDIGIGVKQELVSDDELDDRTTAGNYDLAISGYGTSPDPDYALSLNTCAGRPNAEGNGGSSSTYFCDPRYEDLYKKQLTEFDPAKRAELVKQAQAVLAGEYVDVVLDYDNVLEAYRSDKFSSFTKQPQPDGAILEQSGYWGVYGATPADTAAAGAEENSNTGLWIGIGAVVLVVLVGGGVLLGRRGKSADDRE, encoded by the coding sequence GTGGTCGCGGTCCTTGCCGCTTCGGCGGTCGCGACGGTGCCTTTCGTGCCCGCCGCGGCGGCACAGCAGCAGGGCAAGGTCCTCCGGGTGGCGCTCACGACCGGCATCGACCACCTGAATCCCTTCACCGCCCAGCTGGCGGCGTCGACCCAGGTCGGCCGGTTCACCTACGAGTTCCTCACCCTGCCTTCGGCTGAGGACACTCAGCCCACGGGTGGCGTCGCGGAGTCGTGGAAGACCTCGGACGACAAACTCACCTGGACCTTCACCATCCGTCAGGGGATGAAGTGGTCCGACGGCAAACCGGTGACCGCGCAGGACCCGGCGTACACCTTCCAGCGGATGCTCGACGACGAGAACGCCCGCACCGCGAACGGCAGCTACGTCTCCAACTTCGCGTCGGTGTCGGCGCCGGACGACAAGACGCTCGTCCTCAAGACCAAGGCCCCGCAGTCGAGTATGACCTCGCTCGACGTCCCGATCGTGCCCAAGCACATCTGGGAGCCGATCAAGGACCTCAACGCCCCCTCGACCGACGAGATGGCCGTCGTCGGTGTCGGCAGCGGCCCCTATCTGCTGACCGAGTACAAGAAGAACGAGTTCGTGAAGTTCAAGGCGAACAAGGACTACTGGCGTGGCGCACCCAAGGTGGACGAACTGCAGCTTCTGCAGTTCAAGGACGCCGAGGCCGCCGTCAACGCGCTGAAGCAGGGCGAGGTCGACGTCATCAACCGGCTCACGCCGACGCAGTTCGACGCGCTCAAGGGCGAGAAGAACATCACCACGAACAAGGCGCCGGGCCGCCGGTACAACGAGCTGATCATCAACTTCGGCGTCAAGAACGTCCTCGACCAGCCGATCGGTGACGGCAACCCGATCCTGAAGGACGTCCGTGTCCGCAAGGCGATCGCGCAAGCCATCGACACCGAGACCATCGTCCAGAAGGTGATGAACGGCTACGGCCAGCCCGGTACCGGGGTCGTGCCCGCGATCTACAAGGCCTACACCTGGACTCCGTCCGAGGCCGAGAAGACCAAGTTCGACATCGCGGCCGCGAACGCCACCCTCGACCAGGCGGGTTACGCCAAGGGCGCGGACGGCATCCGGGTCGCCCCCGGCGGCGCGAAGCTGGAATTCCGGCTCGCCGGCCATGCGAACCGGCCCTTCGACCAGCGCACCGCGCAGTTCGTCAGTGGCTGGCTCAAGGACATCGGCATCGGCGTCAAGCAGGAACTCGTCTCCGACGACGAGCTGGACGACCGCACCACCGCGGGCAACTACGACCTCGCGATCTCCGGCTACGGCACCTCGCCCGACCCGGACTACGCCCTGAGCCTGAACACTTGCGCCGGCCGTCCGAACGCGGAAGGCAACGGCGGCAGCTCGTCGACGTACTTCTGCGACCCGCGCTACGAAGACCTGTACAAGAAGCAGCTGACCGAGTTCGACCCCGCCAAGCGCGCCGAACTGGTCAAGCAAGCCCAGGCCGTGCTGGCGGGCGAGTACGTCGACGTCGTCCTGGACTACGACAACGTGCTCGAGGCCTACCGCTCGGACAAGTTCTCCTCGTTCACCAAACAGCCGCAGCCCGACGGCGCGATCCTCGAGCAGTCCGGCTACTGGGGCGTCTACGGCGCCACTCCGGCCGACACGGCCGCCGCGGGTGCCGAGGAAAACAGCAACACCGGATTGTGGATCGGCATCGGCGCGGTCGTGCTCGTGGTGCTCGTCGGTGGCGGCGTGCTGCTCGGGCGGCGCGGCAAGTCGGCCGACGACCGGGAGTAA
- the mptB gene encoding polyprenol phosphomannose-dependent alpha 1,6 mannosyltransferase MptB: MATTTDPPQTPSAGSLGERLRVPSRFPYRTIAMGTIGSTLLMLAALGAGGILVRDPILGHGPLSWIRYGHGRILANATLYTGFGLIIWAWVRLGRYALAGRIASRPIVIAAACWMAPLLVSPPLFTRDVFSYLAQGAQLLNGLDPYANGPAELVVLPDVVQNVHPLWQTTPAPYGPLFLLIAKGIVSVTGNDMIAGVIATRLVLMIGLVGMLWSLPRLVKHLGGKLPITLWLAIASPMTVIHLVGGPHNDLLMLGFLTVGVLAALERRHVVAIVLVTIGMLIKPTAAWALPFLVWVWANHLPGDRKVADFLRAGAASVGIFLPVFVAGTWLSLGSVNLGWLTGLKAPTLIANWMNFPTGIGEIFYSLVNLVIDVEVSPFVTVFRAIAMVGLFVFAGRQWWLARDGGNPAVHRMAIVLLAGAIVPPPSLPWYLTWGFVVLSAFEWRRRNLAVVVAVSVFVTLVYYPTGEQALYDWWFMAVVVAASVYAAASLLRPDPMGIISAWRGRPVEQFLPAEAPRST; this comes from the coding sequence ATGGCGACCACGACAGACCCCCCGCAGACGCCCTCGGCCGGTTCCCTCGGCGAGCGGCTCCGGGTGCCTTCCCGGTTCCCGTACCGCACCATCGCGATGGGAACCATCGGCAGCACGCTGCTGATGCTGGCGGCGCTCGGTGCCGGCGGCATCCTCGTCCGTGACCCGATCCTGGGGCACGGACCATTGTCGTGGATCCGCTACGGCCACGGCCGCATCCTCGCCAACGCGACGCTCTACACGGGCTTCGGGCTGATCATCTGGGCGTGGGTCCGGCTCGGCCGCTACGCGCTCGCCGGGCGGATCGCCAGCCGTCCGATCGTGATCGCCGCCGCCTGCTGGATGGCGCCTCTGCTGGTCTCGCCGCCGTTGTTCACCCGCGACGTCTTCTCCTACCTCGCGCAGGGCGCGCAGCTCCTCAACGGGCTCGACCCGTACGCCAACGGCCCGGCCGAACTGGTCGTGCTGCCGGACGTCGTGCAGAACGTCCACCCGCTGTGGCAGACCACGCCCGCGCCGTACGGCCCGCTGTTCCTGCTGATCGCCAAGGGGATCGTCTCGGTCACCGGCAACGACATGATCGCCGGCGTCATCGCGACCCGGCTGGTGCTGATGATCGGCCTGGTCGGAATGCTGTGGTCGCTGCCGCGGCTGGTCAAGCACCTCGGTGGCAAGCTGCCGATCACCCTGTGGCTCGCCATCGCCAGCCCGATGACGGTGATCCACCTCGTCGGTGGCCCGCACAACGATCTGCTGATGCTGGGCTTCCTCACCGTCGGCGTGCTGGCCGCGCTGGAGCGCAGACACGTCGTCGCGATCGTCCTGGTCACCATCGGCATGCTGATCAAGCCCACCGCGGCGTGGGCGCTGCCGTTCCTGGTCTGGGTGTGGGCGAACCACCTGCCCGGCGACCGGAAGGTGGCCGACTTCCTCCGCGCGGGCGCCGCGTCGGTCGGGATCTTCCTGCCGGTGTTCGTCGCGGGCACCTGGCTGTCGCTCGGCTCGGTCAACCTCGGCTGGCTGACCGGCCTCAAGGCGCCGACGCTGATCGCGAACTGGATGAACTTCCCGACCGGGATCGGCGAGATCTTCTACTCGCTGGTCAACCTGGTGATCGACGTCGAGGTCTCGCCGTTCGTCACCGTGTTCCGGGCGATCGCGATGGTCGGCCTGTTCGTCTTCGCCGGCCGCCAATGGTGGCTCGCCCGCGACGGCGGCAACCCGGCCGTCCACCGGATGGCGATCGTCCTGCTGGCCGGCGCGATCGTCCCGCCGCCCTCGCTGCCGTGGTATCTGACCTGGGGTTTCGTGGTCCTGTCCGCGTTCGAATGGCGCCGCCGGAACCTCGCGGTCGTCGTCGCGGTGTCGGTGTTCGTCACGCTGGTCTACTACCCGACCGGGGAGCAGGCGCTGTACGACTGGTGGTTCATGGCGGTCGTCGTCGCGGCGAGTGTGTACGCGGCCGCTTCACTGCTGCGGCCGGATCCGATGGGGATCATTTCGGCTTGGCGGGGGAGGCCGGTGGAGCAGTTCCTGCCCGCCGAGGCTCCTCGCTCCACCTGA
- a CDS encoding helix-turn-helix domain-containing protein, producing MTEGPRDCSIANAMEVIGERWSLLALREVFFGARRFDQIVRNTGASRDILTARLRKLVEAGILEKRLYEEHPPRYEYVLTEAGHALDHVLLNLMAWGDRYVTDGPPPTVWRHSCGEVLAPETVCAHCQEPVREKDMTLVRSSRRTRSSGSP from the coding sequence ATGACCGAAGGGCCGAGGGACTGCTCGATCGCCAACGCGATGGAGGTGATCGGGGAGCGCTGGAGCCTGCTCGCGCTGCGCGAGGTGTTCTTCGGGGCACGGCGGTTCGACCAGATCGTCCGCAACACCGGGGCGAGCCGGGACATCCTGACCGCGCGGCTGCGCAAGCTCGTCGAGGCGGGAATCCTCGAAAAACGGCTCTACGAGGAGCATCCACCGCGCTACGAGTACGTGCTCACCGAGGCGGGGCACGCGCTCGACCACGTGCTGCTGAACCTCATGGCGTGGGGCGACCGGTACGTCACGGACGGGCCGCCGCCGACCGTGTGGCGCCATTCGTGCGGCGAGGTCCTCGCACCGGAGACCGTCTGCGCGCACTGCCAGGAACCGGTGCGGGAGAAGGACATGACGCTGGTGCGGAGCAGTAGGCGTACCCGTTCCTCCGGCAGTCCGTGA